In Capsicum annuum cultivar UCD-10X-F1 chromosome 11, UCD10Xv1.1, whole genome shotgun sequence, one genomic interval encodes:
- the LOC124888722 gene encoding immediate early response 3-interacting protein 1-like — MGLWTLLEGFMLIPNALTVLNEDRFLSPRGWSFEEYSGVKRNSFNGKILGLIYAAQYLRVILILLNTLFIVIKLVSG, encoded by the coding sequence ATGGGTTTGTGGACACTTCTCGAGGGTTTTATGCTTATTCCAAATGCTCTCACTGTACTAAATGAAGATCGATTTCTTAGTCCTAGAGGATGGAGCTTTGAGGAATATTCTGGGGTCAAGAGAAATTCATTCAATGGGAAAATTCTTGGACTTATTTATGCAGCACAGTATCTAAGAGTTATTCTAATACTCCTTAACACCTTATTCATTGTTATAAAGTTGGTATCCGGATGA